In Miscanthus floridulus cultivar M001 chromosome 5, ASM1932011v1, whole genome shotgun sequence, one genomic interval encodes:
- the LOC136454575 gene encoding 3'-5' exonuclease-like, giving the protein MPMIMSYHACLSVPTLCFRSVEIETTVTRDAAVADAWVRGLRASHPHGAPFTVGLDCKWNKQPTRSPAWMAPKAAVLQLCAATGCLVLQLLYLRHVPEILREFLRDPQVQLVGVGVVEAADHGLVCAAPVELAGPCDAYLGLVGRDKLGLKEYAKKVLDLNMEKPESVGMSDWEKHDLSLCQIGYACVDSYVSYRLGEKVLLGR; this is encoded by the coding sequence ATGCCGATGATCATGTCCTACCACGCCTGCCTTTCCGTCCCCACGTTGTGCTTCCGGTCCGTGGAGATCGAGACCACCGTCACCCGCGACGCGGCGGTCGCGGACGCGTGGGTGCGCGGCCTCCGCGCTTCCCACCCGCACGGCGCGCCCTTCACCGTCGGTCTCGACTGCAAGTGGAACAAGCAGCCGACGAGGAGCCCCGCGTGGATGGCGCCCAAGGCGGCCGTCCTCCAGCTCTGCGCCGCCACCGGCTGCCTCGTCCTCCAGCTGCTCTACCTCCGCCACGTCCCGGAGATTCTCAGGGAGTTCCTCCGTGACCCCCAGGTACAGCTCGTCGGAGTCGGCGTCGTGGAGGCCGCCGACCACGGGCTCGTGTGCGCGGCGCCCGTGGAGCTAGCGGGCCCCTGCGACGCGTACCTGGGCCTCGTGGGCAGGGACAAGCTGGGCCTTAAGGAGTACGCCAAGAAGGTGCTGGACCTCAACATGGAGAAGCCCGAGAGCGTGGGCATGAGCGACTGGGAGAAGCATGATCTGAGCTTGTGCCAGATCGGCTA